One genomic segment of Coraliomargarita parva includes these proteins:
- a CDS encoding TonB-dependent receptor, with protein MQTTNLLSSRILKLGSTCLLASITMPQLHAGELDGYVTEKSTGAALEGAEVSLPELGLKTSTNRHGYYSFRDIEAGDYAIRFRYVGAENVATNATIKEGDGNPVNMQMALSVYELNDFEVSAYDSATARAVNMQRSSENLRDIVASDHFGQFADTNAAEALNRLPGVSVERDQGEGRFVVIRGIDPNLNSVAIDGVALAAPSSGDRSTLLDTIPIEVLDTLEVTKAVLPDQPGDSIGGHINLRTPSAFDSASPSGSLSAAALYSDLVDELGHRITAAYGFTFGSEDQFGLHLTAMNSERTFGSNNVESDEWVQEGGTWVPDDTIEYREYDLVRERTGVSANFEFKPNDDNLFFIRTSWNEYTDTEIRDLAFASFGGNYTSVTDSSFTNDEVETGIELKEREENMRIFVGSIGGEQSFADWTIDYALSFSRAEEDTPYDREAVYEGVDSSTGTVTSAQGYNPKLGASLGGMDYSDASQFELDELTIGEQMVEETDLSAQANFKREFNRDLLNYIKFGGLVRGKHKESDFDQVSADDDAGIETAASFIESGQRNFLHRPIPSLDTSIFNYAENNLPFVNDEIDSIIEDYESDETVMAAYLMGSFALNEWEIIAGARVEYTDFETEGYSHDEDTDAVSPVDSDKDYTNFLPGVHVRRQFNDDLIFRASWTNTIARPTFEQSRAGLVRESNSNGGYDIERGNPDLEPYEAMNFDASLQYYNETYGIFGVAVFYKDIENFIYEQTFDDGNDEVTTYENGDSGNILGLELSYSRQLDFLPGPLSGLSLSGNLTLSDSDADAQRPGGGEKANVEFIKQSDVIGNISLAWEYERFFFRLSGTYRDSYLDELGEESFQDRYVDDFFQVDAYASVRIYKGLSIFAEVNNIFDEPFRAYWGQSGRLSQYEAYGVSGSIGAKWKF; from the coding sequence ATGCAAACAACAAACCTGCTGAGTTCGCGAATTCTTAAACTCGGATCGACTTGTCTCCTGGCCAGCATCACGATGCCCCAGCTGCATGCTGGCGAATTGGATGGATATGTCACCGAAAAATCGACTGGAGCCGCCCTGGAAGGCGCGGAAGTCTCTCTGCCTGAGTTGGGTCTGAAAACCTCGACCAACCGGCATGGCTATTATTCCTTCCGCGATATCGAAGCCGGTGACTACGCCATCCGCTTTCGCTATGTCGGTGCCGAAAACGTTGCCACGAATGCGACGATCAAGGAAGGCGACGGCAATCCCGTCAATATGCAGATGGCGCTCAGTGTCTATGAACTAAACGACTTCGAAGTGAGCGCCTATGACTCCGCCACGGCGCGTGCCGTCAATATGCAGCGTTCTTCCGAAAACCTGCGCGACATCGTCGCATCCGACCATTTCGGCCAGTTTGCCGATACCAATGCTGCGGAAGCATTGAACCGTCTGCCCGGTGTCTCGGTGGAACGTGACCAGGGCGAAGGACGTTTTGTGGTGATCCGTGGCATCGACCCGAATTTAAACAGTGTCGCGATCGACGGCGTCGCGCTCGCCGCACCTTCAAGCGGAGATCGAAGTACACTGCTGGACACGATTCCGATCGAGGTGCTGGATACGCTCGAAGTGACGAAGGCCGTACTTCCGGACCAACCGGGCGATTCCATCGGCGGGCACATCAACCTGCGGACACCGAGCGCCTTCGATTCGGCCAGCCCGAGTGGCAGTTTGAGCGCGGCCGCACTCTACTCGGACCTCGTTGACGAATTAGGCCACCGCATCACGGCTGCGTATGGTTTCACCTTCGGCAGCGAGGACCAGTTCGGCCTGCACCTCACGGCAATGAATTCCGAGCGTACCTTCGGTTCCAACAATGTGGAGTCCGACGAATGGGTACAGGAAGGCGGCACATGGGTCCCGGACGACACGATTGAATACCGCGAGTATGATCTGGTACGCGAGCGTACCGGCGTCTCCGCCAACTTCGAGTTCAAGCCGAACGATGACAATCTCTTCTTCATACGCACCAGTTGGAACGAGTACACCGACACGGAAATCCGCGACTTGGCCTTTGCCTCGTTCGGCGGCAATTACACTTCCGTCACGGACTCGAGCTTCACCAACGACGAGGTCGAAACCGGAATCGAGCTAAAGGAACGCGAGGAAAACATGCGTATCTTTGTGGGATCCATCGGCGGCGAGCAAAGCTTCGCCGACTGGACCATCGACTATGCCCTCTCCTTCTCCCGTGCGGAGGAAGACACACCTTATGACCGCGAAGCGGTGTATGAAGGGGTGGACTCGTCAACCGGCACAGTCACCAGCGCCCAGGGCTACAATCCGAAACTGGGCGCCTCCCTCGGAGGGATGGACTACAGCGATGCCAGCCAGTTTGAGTTGGACGAGCTCACCATCGGCGAGCAAATGGTCGAGGAAACCGACTTGAGCGCGCAAGCCAACTTCAAGCGTGAATTCAACCGGGACCTTCTCAATTATATCAAGTTTGGTGGATTGGTCCGCGGGAAGCACAAGGAAAGTGACTTCGATCAGGTTTCGGCCGACGACGACGCCGGCATTGAAACCGCAGCCAGCTTCATTGAAAGCGGTCAGCGCAACTTCCTGCACCGCCCGATACCGAGTTTGGATACCAGCATCTTTAACTACGCCGAAAACAATCTGCCCTTCGTAAACGACGAGATCGATTCGATCATAGAGGACTACGAAAGCGATGAAACCGTCATGGCGGCCTATTTGATGGGGTCATTCGCACTCAACGAATGGGAAATCATCGCCGGTGCCCGGGTCGAGTATACCGACTTCGAAACCGAGGGCTACTCGCATGATGAAGACACGGACGCAGTGAGCCCGGTGGACTCCGATAAGGACTACACGAACTTCCTCCCCGGGGTGCATGTACGCCGCCAATTCAACGACGATCTGATCTTCCGCGCCTCCTGGACCAACACCATCGCACGGCCGACTTTCGAACAAAGCCGGGCCGGGCTCGTGCGTGAAAGCAATAGTAACGGTGGCTATGATATCGAAAGGGGGAATCCGGACCTGGAACCCTACGAGGCAATGAATTTCGACGCTTCGCTCCAGTACTACAACGAAACCTACGGGATATTCGGTGTCGCGGTATTCTACAAGGACATCGAAAACTTCATCTACGAACAGACCTTCGACGATGGAAACGACGAAGTCACCACTTACGAGAACGGTGATTCCGGTAATATCCTCGGTTTGGAACTCAGCTACTCCAGACAGCTCGACTTTCTGCCGGGCCCCCTCTCCGGCCTGAGCTTAAGCGGCAACCTGACACTGTCCGACAGTGATGCCGATGCCCAGCGTCCGGGGGGCGGGGAGAAAGCAAATGTGGAATTCATCAAACAAAGCGACGTCATCGGCAATATCTCATTGGCTTGGGAATACGAACGCTTCTTTTTCCGCCTGAGCGGCACCTACCGGGACAGCTATCTGGATGAACTGGGAGAGGAATCCTTTCAGGACCGCTATGTGGACGACTTCTTCCAAGTCGATGCCTATGCCAGCGTACGAATCTACAAAGGCCTGAGTATCTTCGCCGAGGTGAACAACATCTTTGACGAACCCTTCCGCGCCTACTGGGGTCAATCCGGCCGCCTCTCCCAATACGAAGCGTACGGCGTCTCCGGTTCCATTGGCGCAAAGTGGAAGTTCTAA
- the hisS gene encoding histidine--tRNA ligase has product MEFETLPGFREFYPEACSRRNHIFNLWRKTARAFNFLEYDAPVLEPLELYIEKSGEEIVGQLFNFEDRGGRAVALRPEMTPSLARLIGAKANSLKRPVKWFNIGEHYRYERPQKGRLRAFYQFNVDIFGESGVGADAELVALLVQALQSFGLNEADFKVRLSDRDLWWLMLAAEGLDEAGSAAVLAVIDKLERMEREKAVEKLAENLGDDAEAFLQRIETVTQIRDFEGLKQFILDLPLEGDLLDRAQARLSDWSELLALLESAGAGAYVQIDLGIVRGLAYYTGFVFEAFEATGEGRALAGGGRYDALVKKLGGPEMPAVGFAMGDVTLADLLDSKGLTAGYAQRPDFIAIIGGPEERRAAMADASVLRSMGYQVEYPLKNQGFGKQFKEANQKGARFALVYGEAELASGQVKVRDMASGEERDLPREHIASMAADILASGLS; this is encoded by the coding sequence ATGGAGTTTGAGACCCTTCCCGGTTTCCGGGAGTTTTATCCTGAAGCCTGTTCGCGCCGGAATCACATATTCAATCTTTGGCGCAAAACGGCCCGCGCGTTCAATTTCCTCGAGTACGATGCACCGGTGCTCGAACCACTGGAGCTCTATATCGAGAAGTCCGGGGAGGAAATTGTCGGGCAGCTATTCAATTTTGAAGACCGCGGTGGTCGGGCCGTTGCCCTGCGACCGGAGATGACGCCCTCGCTGGCCCGTTTAATCGGGGCCAAGGCCAACAGCTTGAAGCGACCGGTCAAATGGTTCAATATCGGGGAGCATTATCGCTACGAGCGTCCCCAGAAGGGGCGCTTGCGCGCGTTCTACCAGTTCAACGTCGATATCTTCGGCGAGTCCGGAGTCGGTGCGGATGCGGAGCTCGTGGCCTTGCTGGTGCAGGCTTTGCAGTCCTTCGGGTTGAATGAGGCGGATTTCAAGGTACGTCTGAGCGATCGCGACCTCTGGTGGCTGATGTTGGCGGCCGAAGGGCTGGACGAAGCAGGCAGCGCTGCGGTACTTGCCGTGATCGACAAGCTGGAACGCATGGAGCGTGAGAAGGCGGTCGAGAAACTGGCGGAGAATCTGGGCGACGATGCGGAGGCATTCCTTCAGCGAATTGAAACGGTGACCCAGATCCGGGATTTCGAAGGTTTGAAGCAGTTCATTCTCGATCTGCCCCTGGAGGGAGACCTTCTGGACCGTGCGCAGGCACGCTTGTCCGACTGGAGCGAGCTGCTCGCGCTGCTCGAGTCGGCCGGGGCGGGGGCCTACGTCCAGATCGACCTCGGGATTGTTCGGGGCTTGGCATACTACACCGGTTTTGTCTTCGAGGCCTTTGAGGCGACCGGAGAAGGGCGTGCGCTGGCCGGCGGAGGACGCTATGACGCGTTGGTCAAGAAACTGGGCGGTCCGGAGATGCCTGCTGTGGGCTTCGCCATGGGGGATGTTACCCTGGCAGACCTGCTCGATAGCAAGGGCTTGACCGCAGGTTATGCCCAGCGCCCGGATTTCATTGCGATCATTGGTGGCCCGGAAGAGCGCCGTGCTGCCATGGCGGATGCTTCTGTCCTCCGGTCGATGGGGTATCAAGTGGAGTATCCGCTGAAGAACCAGGGGTTCGGCAAACAGTTCAAAGAGGCGAACCAGAAAGGTGCGCGCTTTGCCCTCGTGTACGGCGAGGCGGAACTCGCTTCCGGCCAGGTGAAGGTTCGCGACATGGCGAGCGGTGAAGAACGGGATCTCCCTCGAGAACATATTGCGTCGATGGCTGCGGATATTTTAGCATCAGGGCTTTCCTGA
- a CDS encoding HU family DNA-binding protein, translating into MSNNLTKRDIVLDIYEKTDFPQKEVRETVQLTLDAIAKALSEGRNVELRNFGVFEVQIRKSRIGRNPNKPETDVVIPKRAVIKFKAGKELKAELKKLDVDTAE; encoded by the coding sequence ATGTCCAATAACTTGACGAAACGCGACATCGTTCTCGATATCTATGAGAAAACCGACTTTCCCCAAAAGGAAGTTCGTGAGACAGTCCAACTGACGCTTGACGCTATCGCCAAGGCTCTCAGTGAGGGCCGGAATGTGGAATTGCGTAATTTCGGTGTGTTTGAGGTGCAGATTCGCAAGTCGCGTATCGGCCGCAATCCGAACAAGCCGGAAACGGATGTGGTCATTCCCAAGCGTGCTGTCATCAAGTTTAAAGCAGGCAAGGAACTGAAGGCTGAACTCAAGAAGCTGGACGTGGATACGGCTGAATAG
- a CDS encoding AAA family ATPase, producing MSDKEPPNPFEEIQRQLKELFKDSNVKVSAQTFDDSETFNNQADSGISASSNKKMDEKSDPLARVRDFHLKPKEIRDYLDRFVIRQNEAKKVLSVAICDHYNHVRQSLSGKSSLQGEYSKQNILLLGPTGVGKTYLMKNIAKLIGVPFVKADATKFSETGYVGADVDDLVRDLVKAADGEVELAEYGIIFVDEIDKIANEAGMAGRDVSGRGVQINLLKLMEETEVNLFSPTDMMSQMQAVMEMQRGGKPRPKSISTRNILFIVSGAFDKLAESIRKRMSQNEMGFGASVQDKDEDASRYLKYAETRDFMKYGFEPEFIGRVPVRVACEALSPEDLARILTSSEGSILHQYREDFRGYGIDFEITPEAIQSIARKAGEEGTGARGLMTVLEGIFRDYKFELPSTAIKQFEVTTDTIDQPETCLQSLKEKNAHLQHDVWLEDIKRYVAKFEKQHGYTLEFKPLAIESLIQESVDKDRTIQSLCEEKFKDFEHGLSIINRNTGQTVFKIGKLAVENPDKELSQWVVRSIESIKGK from the coding sequence ATGAGTGATAAAGAACCACCCAATCCCTTCGAGGAAATTCAACGTCAGCTTAAAGAATTATTTAAGGATTCAAATGTCAAGGTGTCGGCGCAGACCTTCGACGATTCAGAAACATTTAACAATCAAGCTGATAGCGGCATATCTGCATCCTCAAACAAAAAGATGGACGAAAAATCCGATCCTCTGGCACGCGTCAGGGACTTCCATTTGAAGCCCAAAGAGATACGGGATTACCTCGATCGCTTCGTCATCCGGCAGAATGAAGCGAAGAAAGTACTCTCCGTCGCCATCTGCGATCACTACAACCATGTGCGGCAATCCCTGAGCGGAAAATCCAGCCTGCAGGGCGAATACAGCAAGCAGAACATCCTCTTGCTCGGCCCTACCGGCGTGGGGAAAACCTACTTGATGAAGAACATCGCGAAGCTTATCGGCGTTCCCTTCGTCAAGGCCGATGCCACCAAGTTTTCGGAAACCGGCTATGTGGGCGCGGATGTCGACGATTTGGTCCGGGACTTGGTGAAAGCCGCCGACGGGGAGGTCGAACTGGCCGAATATGGCATTATATTCGTGGACGAGATCGACAAGATCGCGAATGAAGCCGGCATGGCCGGTCGCGATGTCTCCGGACGGGGCGTACAGATCAATCTGCTTAAGTTGATGGAGGAAACCGAGGTCAACCTGTTCAGCCCCACGGACATGATGTCCCAGATGCAGGCGGTGATGGAAATGCAGCGCGGTGGCAAGCCTCGCCCCAAGTCGATCAGCACCCGTAATATCCTTTTCATCGTGAGTGGAGCCTTCGACAAACTGGCCGAATCGATCCGCAAACGTATGAGCCAAAATGAAATGGGCTTCGGGGCCAGCGTTCAGGACAAGGATGAGGATGCCTCCCGCTATCTGAAATATGCAGAGACGCGCGATTTCATGAAATACGGCTTCGAACCCGAATTTATCGGCCGGGTCCCGGTCCGTGTCGCCTGCGAGGCGCTCTCCCCCGAAGATCTCGCCCGCATTCTGACCAGTTCCGAAGGCAGCATCCTGCACCAATACCGGGAAGATTTCCGCGGCTACGGCATCGATTTCGAAATCACTCCCGAAGCCATCCAGTCAATCGCCCGCAAAGCCGGCGAAGAAGGCACCGGAGCACGCGGCCTGATGACGGTGCTGGAAGGCATTTTCCGTGACTATAAATTCGAACTGCCTTCCACTGCGATCAAACAGTTCGAAGTCACGACGGACACCATCGATCAACCTGAAACTTGCCTGCAGTCCTTGAAGGAAAAGAACGCCCATTTGCAGCATGACGTCTGGTTGGAAGACATTAAACGCTATGTCGCCAAATTCGAGAAGCAACACGGCTACACCCTCGAATTCAAACCCCTGGCGATCGAGTCACTGATCCAGGAGAGCGTCGACAAGGACCGCACGATCCAGTCTCTGTGCGAGGAAAAGTTCAAGGATTTCGAGCACGGACTGAGCATCATCAACCGCAATACCGGCCAGACCGTGTTCAAAATCGGCAAACTTGCAGTGGAAAATCCTGATAAAGAGCTTTCCCAATGGGTAGTTCGCAGTATTGAAAGCATCAAGGGCAAATAG
- the ubiE gene encoding bifunctional demethylmenaquinone methyltransferase/2-methoxy-6-polyprenyl-1,4-benzoquinol methylase UbiE codes for MPEGQAVSQMFAGIAGRYDIANHLLSGGIDFYWRRILARKVREFAPGEIVDLATGSGDVAFKLRDTIGKDTPVTGLDFCEPMLDEARRKKEENADYADIEFRFGDCMQLPLEDNSADAVTISFGVRNFEDRQKGLREILRVLRPGGCLFVLEFSQPDPWFRPFYYFYLKYILPLVAGIATGDKSAYDYLAGTIENFPTKEALAAELRTAGFDRVDAIGLTFSIVAIHMATKQG; via the coding sequence GTGCCAGAAGGACAAGCAGTCAGCCAAATGTTTGCCGGCATCGCCGGCCGCTACGATATCGCCAACCACTTGCTCAGCGGAGGCATCGACTTCTATTGGCGACGTATTCTGGCCCGGAAGGTCCGCGAATTCGCTCCCGGCGAGATAGTCGATCTGGCCACGGGGAGCGGCGATGTGGCTTTCAAACTGAGGGATACGATCGGTAAGGACACCCCGGTCACCGGTTTGGACTTCTGTGAGCCCATGCTGGATGAAGCCCGGCGTAAGAAAGAGGAAAACGCGGATTATGCGGATATCGAATTCCGCTTCGGGGATTGCATGCAACTTCCGCTGGAGGACAACTCGGCGGACGCGGTCACCATCTCATTCGGGGTCCGCAATTTCGAAGATCGGCAGAAGGGCCTGCGCGAGATCCTACGGGTGCTCCGGCCCGGCGGTTGCCTCTTTGTGCTGGAATTTTCCCAGCCCGATCCCTGGTTCCGCCCCTTCTACTATTTCTATCTGAAATACATCCTCCCACTCGTCGCCGGCATCGCCACAGGCGATAAAAGCGCCTATGATTACCTGGCCGGAACCATCGAGAATTTCCCCACCAAGGAAGCCTTGGCCGCTGAGCTGCGAACCGCGGGCTTTGACCGCGTCGACGCGATCGGCCTGACCTTCTCGATCGTAGCCATCCACATGGCCACAAAACAGGGCTAG
- the dnaA gene encoding chromosomal replication initiator protein DnaA, producing MPELSAAQSLWDSVNQELKNLFPADIYSMWFEELACVEESDSKITLMAPSEFNAIWIENNYLDVISQQARAFSGMPVTVQVQVKERAEEKVEETTSSAKSGESSSNRLSGHGTASSRSSRSFQAEAPSRRTLLNPRNTFENFVVGSGNQLAHAASIAVANAPGRAYNPLFVFGDTGLGKTHLMHAVAHQMLATNPNARIAYVSTEKFTNEFIHAIRENKLAKFRKYYRTVDALLVDDIHFLSGKESTQEEFFHTFNDLFESGRQIFLASDRPANEIERLENRLISRFQWGLVTDIQAPDFETRVAILRKKAEAMRLELDESVMNFLAERVSRNVRRMEGALTRIASYDALIDQKLDLSAVERLLSDLLQEETASKVTVDQIQKKVSDYYQIRFSELVGRRRTSAIVFPRQVAMYICRTLTSEPLKSIGDAFGGRDHGTVIHACKQVENMMEQDGTVKRSVDYLIKQISHNRA from the coding sequence ATGCCCGAACTTTCTGCCGCTCAATCTCTTTGGGATAGCGTTAACCAAGAACTGAAAAACCTTTTTCCTGCCGATATCTATTCGATGTGGTTTGAAGAGCTCGCTTGTGTCGAGGAGAGTGATTCCAAAATCACGCTGATGGCACCGAGTGAATTCAATGCCATCTGGATCGAGAACAACTATCTGGATGTCATCTCGCAGCAGGCCCGGGCTTTTTCAGGCATGCCTGTGACGGTTCAGGTGCAGGTAAAGGAACGTGCCGAAGAGAAAGTGGAGGAAACCACGAGCAGCGCCAAGTCTGGTGAGAGCTCCTCGAACCGCTTGTCCGGGCATGGGACCGCTTCCTCTCGTAGCAGCCGCAGCTTCCAGGCGGAAGCGCCTTCACGGCGGACACTGCTCAATCCCCGCAATACCTTCGAAAACTTTGTCGTCGGATCCGGCAATCAATTGGCACATGCGGCCTCGATCGCTGTGGCGAATGCGCCGGGCCGTGCCTATAATCCCTTGTTTGTCTTCGGGGATACCGGTTTGGGCAAGACGCACCTGATGCATGCGGTCGCGCACCAAATGCTGGCGACCAATCCGAATGCCCGGATCGCCTATGTTTCGACGGAGAAATTCACCAATGAGTTCATTCACGCGATCCGCGAGAATAAGTTGGCGAAGTTCCGCAAGTACTACCGCACAGTCGATGCGCTCTTGGTGGATGATATCCACTTCCTCTCCGGCAAGGAGAGCACGCAGGAGGAATTTTTCCATACTTTCAACGACCTCTTTGAATCGGGGCGCCAGATCTTCCTCGCCAGCGACCGTCCGGCCAATGAGATCGAACGACTGGAAAACCGTCTGATTTCCCGCTTTCAGTGGGGCTTGGTGACTGACATCCAAGCGCCTGATTTCGAGACCCGGGTGGCGATCTTGCGCAAGAAGGCCGAAGCCATGCGCCTTGAACTGGACGAGTCGGTCATGAACTTCCTGGCGGAGCGGGTATCCCGCAATGTGCGTCGGATGGAAGGCGCGTTGACCCGTATCGCGAGCTATGACGCCCTGATCGACCAGAAGTTGGACTTGTCTGCGGTGGAGCGTCTGCTCAGCGACCTTCTGCAGGAGGAAACCGCCAGTAAGGTGACGGTGGACCAGATCCAGAAGAAGGTTTCGGACTATTACCAGATTCGTTTCAGCGAGTTGGTGGGCCGCCGTCGCACCAGTGCCATCGTGTTTCCCCGCCAAGTTGCCATGTACATTTGCCGGACACTGACAAGTGAGCCCCTGAAGTCCATCGGGGACGCCTTTGGTGGCCGTGACCATGGTACGGTGATCCATGCCTGCAAGCAGGTGGAGAACATGATGGAGCAGGACGGTACGGTGAAGCGTTCCGTGGATTACCTGATCAAGCAGATCTCTCACAACCGGGCCTAA
- the hprK gene encoding HPr(Ser) kinase/phosphatase — MNRIVRAKNEKLIESVSVREFFESFKEPLKLELVAGDTGLDKTIRERSLNRPALAMTGFFKFFAAKRIQLLGAGEMAYLRELTAEDEVRVMTEILQRNVPCLIVSRNLAPSKDLKALADKYNTPLIRSPLKSKTFTTEATILLEEKFAARTHIHGTLLDIKGIGTLICGESGVGKSECALALIERGHSLVADDLTYVKRLSDRELMGSSSELSRGYMECRGLGIINIAELFGVRSVRIQKRIDLVINFMNWSAGMHEERTGLEVNHIEILGMQVPLMEIPVRPGRDMARLVEVAAMVQALKQMGHDSAAEFNERLIAHMSGQMK, encoded by the coding sequence ATGAACCGTATCGTCCGAGCCAAGAATGAGAAATTGATCGAGTCCGTCTCGGTCCGTGAATTCTTTGAATCCTTTAAAGAGCCATTGAAGCTGGAGCTCGTGGCCGGCGACACCGGTCTGGACAAAACCATCCGGGAGCGCAGCCTCAACCGGCCGGCCTTGGCCATGACCGGCTTCTTCAAGTTTTTTGCCGCCAAGCGTATCCAGCTGCTTGGCGCCGGCGAAATGGCTTATCTGCGCGAGTTAACTGCGGAGGATGAAGTCCGTGTCATGACCGAAATCCTGCAGCGGAATGTTCCTTGCCTCATCGTTTCCCGCAATCTGGCTCCGTCGAAAGACCTTAAGGCCCTTGCCGATAAGTACAATACGCCCCTGATCCGCTCCCCGCTGAAGTCGAAGACCTTCACGACCGAGGCGACCATTCTGCTCGAAGAGAAATTTGCCGCGCGCACGCATATTCATGGCACCTTGCTGGATATCAAGGGGATCGGTACGCTGATCTGTGGCGAGAGCGGGGTGGGGAAGAGTGAGTGTGCCCTGGCTCTGATCGAGCGTGGGCACAGCCTTGTTGCCGACGATCTGACTTACGTGAAGCGATTGAGTGACCGTGAGTTGATGGGCTCTTCTTCGGAGTTGAGCCGTGGCTATATGGAATGCCGGGGGCTCGGTATCATCAATATCGCTGAATTGTTTGGCGTCCGTTCCGTACGTATCCAAAAACGCATCGATTTGGTCATCAACTTCATGAACTGGTCCGCCGGGATGCATGAGGAGCGGACCGGCTTGGAAGTGAATCACATCGAAATCCTCGGCATGCAGGTCCCCTTGATGGAGATTCCCGTGCGTCCTGGCCGGGATATGGCGCGTCTGGTCGAGGTGGCTGCCATGGTTCAGGCCCTCAAGCAAATGGGGCATGATTCGGCGGCCGAATTCAATGAGCGACTCATTGCCCACATGTCCGGGCAAATGAAATAA
- the lptB gene encoding LPS export ABC transporter ATP-binding protein — translation MSGPLTPPCIRTQGLVRDFGKRRVVKGVDINVSAGEVVGLLGPNGAGKTTTFYMVVGLIPATEGKVFLDEHDLTSLPMYRRARCGIGYLPQEASVFRKMTVEQNIRSVAETLPLSKSERNACVQQHLDELGLAHLAKQKAYTLSGGERRRLEISRALVTNPKFLLMDEPFSGVDPISVSEVQKIIIGLKEKGIGVLITDHNVRETLRIVDRAYLLHDGQVLSEGTSDYLINDPKSREFYLGEDFNL, via the coding sequence ATGTCAGGTCCCTTAACTCCTCCCTGTATCCGAACCCAAGGTCTGGTGCGCGATTTCGGTAAGCGCCGCGTGGTCAAAGGAGTCGACATTAACGTCAGTGCCGGCGAGGTCGTCGGCCTGCTGGGGCCCAACGGCGCGGGGAAGACGACGACCTTCTACATGGTGGTTGGCTTGATTCCGGCGACAGAGGGCAAGGTCTTTCTGGACGAGCACGATTTGACTTCGCTGCCCATGTACCGGCGGGCCCGCTGCGGGATCGGTTACCTGCCGCAGGAAGCCTCCGTCTTCCGGAAGATGACCGTGGAGCAAAATATCCGTTCGGTGGCCGAGACCCTGCCATTGAGCAAGTCGGAGCGGAATGCATGCGTACAGCAGCACCTCGATGAATTGGGCTTGGCGCACCTAGCCAAGCAAAAGGCCTACACCCTGAGCGGCGGTGAGCGTCGACGTCTGGAGATTTCCCGTGCCTTGGTCACGAATCCGAAATTCCTGCTGATGGACGAGCCCTTCAGCGGCGTCGATCCGATCAGTGTCAGCGAAGTGCAGAAGATTATCATCGGCCTCAAGGAAAAGGGGATCGGGGTACTGATTACGGACCACAACGTCCGCGAAACCCTCCGCATTGTGGATCGTGCCTATCTCCTGCATGACGGGCAGGTCCTGTCCGAGGGGACCAGCGACTATTTGATTAACGATCCCAAGAGCCGGGAGTTCTATCTCGGGGAAGATTTCAACCTCTAG